A stretch of the Medicago truncatula cultivar Jemalong A17 chromosome 5, MtrunA17r5.0-ANR, whole genome shotgun sequence genome encodes the following:
- the LOC11423441 gene encoding protein ELC encodes MDVPLIMDVPLTMDVPTEPNTKTPQILSSILSQSSLCYSEDTKFLIRDHLLSLLTNYPTLKPGTNTMIYKISLGAFNIVQADSTIPMTYKAVTYHTPIVISLLESYPRHPPLVYLNPPPYLKIKLHHPYVSSSSLVIVPYLQNWIYPTSNLVDLALDLSLTFGREPPLFSNPNPNPNPTRGCIIM; translated from the coding sequence ATGGATGTACCTCTAATAATGGATGTACCACTAACAATGGATGTTCCAACGGAACCAAACACCAAAACCCCGCAAATCCTAAGCTCAATCCTCTCCCAAAGCAGCCTTTGTTACTCCGAAGACACAAAATTTCTCATCCGTGACCACCTCCTCTCTCTCCTCACAAACTATCCAACACTCAAACCTGGAACCAACACCATGATTTACAAAATTAGTCTCGGCGCCTTCAACATAGTCCAAGCCGACAGCACTATTCCCATGACCTACAAAGCTGTAACTTACCATACTCCAATAGTTATTTCTCTACTGGAATCTTACCCTCGTCACCCTCCTCTAGTCTATCTTAACCCTCCACCATATTTGAAAATCAAACTCCATCATCCTTATGTTAGCTCTTCTAGTTTGGTTATTGTTCCTTATTTGCAGAATTGGATCTATCCTACTTCAAATTTGGTAGACCTTGCTCTCGATCTAAGCCTAACTTTTGGTCGTGAGCCACCTCTTTTTtctaaccctaaccctaaccctaacccaACAAGGGGGTGCATAATCATGTGA
- the LOC11435330 gene encoding F-box/LRR-repeat protein 2 encodes MESTSTKRRRRTLRSSDAKRRRKSMISGSYLPDECWECVFKFLKDNNRCLKSLSIVSKQLLSIVSKQLLSITNRLRFSLTVYDPTLPFLPTLLRRFTNLTSLDLSCFNGKLNKLLCQISRFPLKLTSLNLSNKCIIPTIGLQTFSKKITTLTSLTCSKMQYINSSDLVLISHCFPLLEVLDLNYPTQCYHGAVELSLSKLRKINLSYHSYIDDEFILHLFESCKLLEEAIMLPCVDITFVGIANALRERPTLRSVSFSNTFGRVDWWRRQSTYITSQFISSFDLLSLNISDELLSSIAYQCLPLTRLVLQDCTGYSYSGILSLLSKCQHFQHLDLQNAVFLKDDHVVEMSSFLVDLESINLTHCSMLTESAFFVLLKNCPSLSEIKMEHTCIGKKSLESSKSLMDFVACPQLKYLRLAHNPWLFDEYITMLASIFSNLQLLDLSNCCRISEEGIVQFLRICCNIRHLNLSQCSTVKLEMNFEVPKLEVLNLSQTIVDDEALYMISKSCCGLLKLSLKNCNDITKKGVKHVVENCTQLRKINFYGCQKVHADFVSSMVSSRPSLRKITAPPARNGFGKRKINYFLRRGCLVL; translated from the coding sequence ATGGAGTCCACTTcgacaaaaagaagaagaagaacattgCGGTCCAGTGatgcaaaaagaagaagaaaatcaatGATTTCTGGTTCATATTTACCAGATGAGTGTTGGGAATGTGTCTTCAAATTCTTGAAAGACAACAATCGATGCTTGAAATCTCTCTCCATCGTCTCCAAACAGTTACTCTCCATCGTCTCCAAACAGTTACTCTCCATCACCAACCGTCTTCGATTCTCTCTCACAGTCTATGATCCAACCCTTCCTTTTCTTCCTACTCTCTTGCGTAGATTCACCAACCTCACCTCCCTCGACCTCTCGTGTTTCAACGGTAAACTCAACAAGCTTCTCTGTCAAATCTCTCGTTTTCCATTGAAACTCACGTCACTCAATCTCTCAAACAAATGCATCATTCCCACAATTGGGTTGCAGACTTTTTCGAAGAAGATTACAACTTTGACCTCTCTCACTTGTTCCAAAATGCAATATATCAATAGCAGCGATCTTGTACTTATCTCTCATTGTTTCCCCTTGTTGGAAGTCCTAGACCTCAATTACCCCACACAATGCTACCACGGGGCCGTAGAGCTTTCACTTTCCAAACTCCGCAAGATTAATCTCTCTTATCATTCCTACATCGATGACGAATTTATTCTCCACTTGTTTGAAAGCTGTAAGCTGCTCGAAGAGGCCATCATGTTGCCATGTGTTGACATAACCTTTGTTGGTATTGCTAATGCCCTCCGTGAGAGACCAACATTGAGGTCTGTATCCTTTTCCAATACTTTTGGACGTGTAGACTGGTGGAGACGCCAGTCAACTTATATCACTTCACAATTCATCTCCTCTTTTGATTTGTTATCTTTGAATATCTCAGATGAGTTGCTCTCCTCTATTGCATACCAATGTCTTCCTTTGACGAGGCTTGTTCTCCAAGATTGCACCGGCTATAGCTATTCTGGAATCCTTTCTTTACTATCCAAGTGTCAACATTTCCAACACTTGGATCTTCAAAATGCTGTTTTTCTGAAAGATGATCATGTTGTGGAGATGTCTTCGTTTCTTGTTGATTTGGAATCTATAAATTTGACTCATTGTTCAATGCTTACAGAATCAGCCTTCTTTGTTCTCCTTAAGAACTGCCCTTCACTTAGTGAGATCAAAATGGAACACACATGTATTGGGAAAAAGAGTCTAGAGAGTTCTAAAtctttgatggattttgttgcTTGCCCTCAATTAAAGTATCTTCGTTTGGCTCACAATCCATGGCTATTTGATGAATATATCACCATGCTTGCTTCCATCTTCTCCAATTTGCAGCTGCTTGATTTGAGCAATTGTTGTCGCATATCTGAAGAAGGTATCGTTCAATTTTTAAGGATATGTTGTAACATTAGACATTTGAACTTATCCCAGTGTTCAACAGTGAAACTAGAAATGAACTTTGAAGTTCCCAAATTGGAGGTATTGAACTTGTCACAAACAATAGTTGATGATGAAGCACTTTATATGATCTCAAAGAGTTGTTGTGGGCTTTTGAAATTGTCACTTAAAAATTGTAATGATATCACAAAGAAGGGAGTGAAGCATGTAGTAGAAAACTGCACGCAACTTAGAAAGATTAATTTCTATGGTTGTCAGAAGGTCCATGCTGATTTTGTTTCTTCGATGGTATCTTCAAGGCCGTCGTTGAGAAAGATAACGGCTCCTCCAGCTCGTAATGGGTTTGGTAAGAGAAAGATTAACTACTTCTTGCGTCGGGGATGCCTTGTTCTCTAG